In Salvelinus sp. IW2-2015 unplaced genomic scaffold, ASM291031v2 Un_scaffold2815, whole genome shotgun sequence, a single window of DNA contains:
- the LOC112074785 gene encoding SH3 domain and tetratricopeptide repeat-containing protein 2, whose product MTYFYYLALGYVARCLENFLCDQSFWLDAELLRDLEITVTVDEEHLATLYLGLLLQEGSFFAKALVSSGEHSDEEEELCFRRNDLLMVRDTGQDSHWEGTLLSTGQHGLVPVNTMQPLCSYLLH is encoded by the exons ATGACCTAT TTCTACTACCTGGCTCTAG GCTATGTGGCGCGGTGTCTGGAGAATTTTCTGTGTGACCAGTCGTTCTGGCTGGACGCTGAGCTGCTGAGGGACCTGGAGATCACTGTGACTGTAGACGAGGAACACCTAGCCACACTCTACCTGGGACTGCTGCTGCAGGAGG ggtcGTTCTTTGCCAAGGCGCTGGTGAGCAGTGGCGAGCacagtgatgaggaggaggagctgtgtTTCAGACGTAATGACTTGCTGATGGTTAGAGACACRGGGCAGGACAGTCACTGGGAGGGCACCCTTCTCTCCACCGGACAACACGGACTAGTGCCTGTCAACACCATGCAGCCGCTTTGCTCATACCTTCTACATAT